GGGCTCGCGGAATCGACCCTGCGTGCGGTCACCGAGGACGGCGACGCCGGCCCGATCGTGGCCCAGGACGACCAGTGGTGGGACCAGGCCATCTGGGTGGTGGCGGCACGGCGCCACGTCGCGCTGACCGGTGATGTCGACTTCGCCGCGTGGGCACACCAGGTGGGCCGCAACACCCTGGAGGCGTTGGAGGAACGACGCGACCCGCGATGGAACCTGTACACCGGCCCGGCCGTCATGCAGGACGGCGTCGCGGGCTTTCCGATGCCGGACGGCGCCGAGGAGAGCACCGCCTTCGTCCTGGACTATCCGTGGGCAGGATCGCTGATGTGCCTGTCGACGAACCTCGTCTACGCCGCCGCCTTCGATGCGCTCGCCGCACTCGCCGACCGCATCGGAGAGCCGGCGGAGCAGGCGATCGCCCGCGCCGGCACCATCCGTGCAGCCATCGAGGAGCACCTGTGGACCGGCCAGGGGTACGCCTATCTGCGGCACACCGATGGCCGGCTCGAGCACCATCAGGAACTGCTCGGCCTGGCCCTGGCGCTGGAGCACGGCGGCATCGACGACGACCGGGTGCGCAGCGTCGTGGCGGGCCTGCACCGCTCGGCGCACGGGATCGCTCTGGTCTGGCCGCACTTCCCGCGGTACTGCGACGAGCGGCCCGGCCGCCACAACGTGGCTCTCTGGCCGATGGCGATGGGCCAGTGGGCGGTCGCCGCGGCCGGTCGGGGGCAGATCGCCGCGTTCAGTGAGTCCTGGCATGACCTGTGCCGCCTGGTCGAGGGGTCCGGAAGGGAGTACTTCGAGCTCTACTCCGCCACCGACGGCCAGGTGCACGGAGGGTGGCAGACCGGCCGGCTGTGGGCCTCGGAGCCGCACCAGACATGGAGCGCGACCGCGTTCCTGCGGATGGTGCACGAGGGTCTGCTCGGCATCAGGATGAGTGAGGACGGGCTGCGGCTGCGACCGACGCTGCCCGAGGGCGTCGAGGACGTCACCGTGCGCAACCTGCAGATCGGGCGGGCCCGTCTGACGGTCGAGGTGACCGGCCGTGGGAACCGGGTCGAGGAGGTTGTTCTGGACACGCAGACCCGTGCCGACCCGGACCAGCCGATCCCGCTCGCCGAGCTCAGCGGCGATCACACGCTGCGCGTGCGGGTGTGGTGACCACAGCCGGGAGACAGGGAGGCCCGGCGGACGTAGCTAAGGTGGTCAGCATGGCGAACCCGTCCTCAGCCGCAGCCACCCTCGAGCAGGTACGGGCCGCCGTCGCGCCGGACGCCTGGAGCACGGCCCCGGCGGACCTGGCCGGGATGGCGCACGACGCCTCGCACTACCTCCTGCGGCCCCGCGCCATCGTCACCCCGCAGACCTTCCCCGAGCTCGTCGCCGTCCTGACCTCCGCCCACCGCGCCGGGCAGCCGGTCGCCTTCCGCGCCGGCGGCACCTCGCTGTCCGGCCAGGCCGGCACCGACGGGATCCTCATCGACGTGCGGCGGCACTTCGACTCGGTGGAGGTGCTCGACGGCGGCGAACGCGTGCGCTGCGGTCCGGGTGCGGTGCTGCGTCGGGTCAACGCGATGCTGGTGCGGCACGGGCGCAAGCTCGGCCCGGATCCGGCCAGTGAGATCGCCTGCACGATCGGTGGCGTGGTCGCCAACAACTCCTCCGGGATGACCAGCGGGATCGCGGCCACGGCCTACCACACCATGGAGTCGATCCGCTTCGTGCTGCCCGCCGGCACCGTGGTCGACACCGCCGATGCCGGCGCCGATGCCCACCTGCGCGAGCGCGAGCCCGAGCTGCACGCAGGGCTGCTCCGGCTGCGCGAGCAGATCCGCACCGCTCCCGCGCTGCGCCGGGTGATCGAGCACCAGTTCTCGATGAAGAACACCATGGGGTACGCCCTCAACGCCTTCCTCGACCACGACAGCCCGGCCCAGATCCTCGGCCACCTCATGGTCGGCTCGGAGGGCACCCTCGGCTACGTCGCCTCGGTGGTGCTGCGCACCGTCCCGGTGGCCACCGAGCACGCCACCGCCCTGATGGTGCTGGACTCGGTCGATCGCGCCACCGACGCCGTGGCCGACCTGCTCGGTGCCGGGGCGAAGGCCGTGGAGCTGATGGACGCCGCCGCGCTGCGGGTGGCGCAGGCGCTGCCCGCCGCCCCGGCCGTGATCCGCGACATCCAGGTGGCCCGCCACGCCGGCCTGCTGGTGGAGTTCCAGACCACCGACGCCGACGAGCTCGCCCAGCAGGTCGCCGCCGCCGGCCCGGTGATCGAGTCCCACCGGCCCACCACCCCGGCCGCGCTGACGGCCGATCCGGCCCACCGCTCCGCGCTGTGGGTGGTGCGCAAGGGCCTGTACGCGGCGGTCGCCGGGGCACGCCGGCCCGGGACCGTCAACCTGCTCGAGGACGTCGCCGTCCCGCCCGAGGCGCTGACGGGAACCGTGCAGGGCCTGATCGAGCTGTTCGGCCGCTACGACTACGACGACGCCGTCATCTTCGGCCACGCGCGCGACGCCAACCTGCACTTCATGATCACCCCGAACCTCGACGATCCCGGTGAGCTGGCCGGCTACGAGGCGTTCACCGAGGACATGGTCGACCTGGTCCTCGGCGCGGACGGCACCCTCAAGGCCGAGCACGGGACGGGGCGGATCATGTCGGCCTACGTGCGCCGCCAGTACGGGGACGAGCTCTACGCCGTCATGGGCGAGATCAAGCGGCTGTGCGACCCGCGCGGGATCCTCGCCCCGGGGGTGGTCCTCGACGACGACCCACGCGCCCACGTGCGCAACCTCAAGGTGGTGCCCACCGTCAACGGCGCCGTGGACCGGTGCGTGGACTGCGGGTTCTGCGAACCGGCCTGCCCCTCCCGCAACACCACCACCACCCCGCGGCGCCGCATCGCGCTGCTGCGCGAGGCCGAGGTGGCCCGGGCGCGCGGCGACCACGCCACCCAGGGTGCGATCGAGTCGACCTACGGCTACGACGCCGTCGACACCTGCGCCGCGGACTCGCTGTGCGCCGGCGCCTGCCCGGTCGACATCGACACCGGTACCGTCATGAAGTCCTTCCGTGCCGAGCGCCACGGCGCCCTCGCCCAGCGGGCGGGCAGCGCGGTGGCCAGCGCGTGGGCGCCGGTCGGCTCCGCCCTGCGCGTGGGCCTCACGATCGCCGACGCCGTCCCCTCGCCCCTGCTCGCCGGCGTCACCTCCGCCGCGCGGACCGTGCTGCCGCACGAGCTGGTGCCCGCCGTCGGGGAGGACCTGCCGGGGCCTGGGCACCGGCGCAGCGACCTGGGCGTGCCCGAGACGAGCGGGGCCACGACGGCGGACGTCCTCTTCTTCCCCTCGTGCACCGGCGCCCTGTTCGGGCCCGCCGCGGGGGACGTGGGCGCCTCGGCGGCGATGCTCGAGGTGTGCGAGCGCGCCGGGCTGCGGGTCGAGCTCGTGCAGGGCATCGACGGCCTGTGCTGCGGCACGCCGTGGGCGTCGAAAGGCTTCACGCAGGGGCAGAACACGATGGCGGCCCGGGTGGCGGATGCGGTGATCGCGGCCACCGACGGCGGCCGGGTGCCGCTGGTCTGCGATGCCGCCTCCTGTACGCACGGGATCGCCGACCTCGCCGCCCACCTGGATCCGGTGCGGGCCACGCTCTGGGGTGAGATCGAGGTGCTGGACGCCGTCACCTACGTCCGCCGGGACGTGCTGCCGTTGCTGAGCGTGCCCGACGACGCCCGCCTCGACTCCCTGGTGCTGCACCCGACCTGCTCGACCGAGCACCTCGGCACCGGATCGGACCTGGCCGCCGTGGGTGGTGCGGTGGCGCGGGAGGTGACCGTTCCGCCGTCGTGGGGGTGCTGTGGGTTCGCCGGCGACCGGGGGATGCTGCACCCGGAGCTGACCGAGGGCGC
Above is a window of Ruania suaedae DNA encoding:
- a CDS encoding FAD-binding and (Fe-S)-binding domain-containing protein → MANPSSAAATLEQVRAAVAPDAWSTAPADLAGMAHDASHYLLRPRAIVTPQTFPELVAVLTSAHRAGQPVAFRAGGTSLSGQAGTDGILIDVRRHFDSVEVLDGGERVRCGPGAVLRRVNAMLVRHGRKLGPDPASEIACTIGGVVANNSSGMTSGIAATAYHTMESIRFVLPAGTVVDTADAGADAHLREREPELHAGLLRLREQIRTAPALRRVIEHQFSMKNTMGYALNAFLDHDSPAQILGHLMVGSEGTLGYVASVVLRTVPVATEHATALMVLDSVDRATDAVADLLGAGAKAVELMDAAALRVAQALPAAPAVIRDIQVARHAGLLVEFQTTDADELAQQVAAAGPVIESHRPTTPAALTADPAHRSALWVVRKGLYAAVAGARRPGTVNLLEDVAVPPEALTGTVQGLIELFGRYDYDDAVIFGHARDANLHFMITPNLDDPGELAGYEAFTEDMVDLVLGADGTLKAEHGTGRIMSAYVRRQYGDELYAVMGEIKRLCDPRGILAPGVVLDDDPRAHVRNLKVVPTVNGAVDRCVDCGFCEPACPSRNTTTTPRRRIALLREAEVARARGDHATQGAIESTYGYDAVDTCAADSLCAGACPVDIDTGTVMKSFRAERHGALAQRAGSAVASAWAPVGSALRVGLTIADAVPSPLLAGVTSAARTVLPHELVPAVGEDLPGPGHRRSDLGVPETSGATTADVLFFPSCTGALFGPAAGDVGASAAMLEVCERAGLRVELVQGIDGLCCGTPWASKGFTQGQNTMAARVADAVIAATDGGRVPLVCDAASCTHGIADLAAHLDPVRATLWGEIEVLDAVTYVRRDVLPLLSVPDDARLDSLVLHPTCSTEHLGTGSDLAAVGGAVAREVTVPPSWGCCGFAGDRGMLHPELTEGATEAEAEEIAGMEDQRGAFAAYASCNRTCEMGMSRATGRTYEHVLEVLARVTRPA